From the genome of Verrucomicrobiia bacterium:
TGCGGCCGTGCTGGTCGCGCAATTGGGCGACCAGCTGACAGAGCGCCATGGCCGGGTTTTCCACCGAGCCGCCAAAAATGCCGGAGTGCAAATCACGCGCCGGCCCGTGCAGCGTGACCTCGATCGCACAAATGCCGCGCAGCCCGTAGGTCAAGGCTGGCAATCCCCTGGCGGGCATGCCCGTGTCGGAAACCACGACCGCGTCGCACGCCAGCTCCCGCTTGTGCGCCTTGAGAAACGCGGGCAGGCTCTTGCTGCCGACTTCCTCTTCGCCCTCGATGACAAATGTGAGGTCGCAGGGCAGGGGCGTGTTGGTTTTCAGATACGCCTCAACCGCCTTCAGATGCGCGAAGTTCTGGCCCTTGTTGTCGCAGGCGCCGCGTGCGAAAAGTTTTCCGTTGGCGATGCGCGGCTCAA
Proteins encoded in this window:
- a CDS encoding M20/M25/M40 family metallo-hydrolase yields the protein MKAVLEHLKTNQPRHLQELCDYLRFPSVSAQPRHASDMRACAAWLVAHCSQIGLEAEVVPTKGHPIVVARTPRPKAAQRGRKHFVVYGHYDVQPPEPFELWNSPPFEPRIANGKLFARGACDNKGQNFAHLKAVEAYLKTNTPLPCDLTFVIEGEEEVGSKSLPAFLKAHKRELACDAVVVSDTGMPARGLPALTYGLRGICAIEVTLHGPARDLHSGIFGGSVENPAMALCQLVAQLRDQHGR